The DNA region TAACTTTCTAAACGGGCTCAACTGAAACTCAATTGAATTAGTCTTACTGTTCTTAAAAGAACTATCCAAATAAGATCTGACTAAAACTCAATTCAATTAGTCTCATTGCGTTAGGGTTGGATACCGGTGCGCtataaaaaattgagaaaactACACAAATGATATCCGACTAAAACTCGACAGTATTAGTCTCACCGTCCTTAGGATAACTGTCCAAATGGGGCCAACTAAAActtgattgaatatatattacgAATTATATCACTTATGACCAAAAGGATACCAAAAAGTTTGTCATGAATCTGTGCACATGCTACCTAGTAAATGATCTCATTTAATTATCCATACATTCAACAACACAAAATTAAACATCTATAGAACAAGTAATCACAAGATCTATGATGATTGAGAAGCAAAATGAAAAGGTTGTATCTGAAACACTGTCCAAACACAATCTGAAAAGGGAGAGACTACATATGAAAATTTTGTCTGAATGAATCTTTTGCAGCATGATGATTGGTCTGAAACTAGTTGCCATCTTTCTCTTCCAATTCCAGGTAACAAAATAAGTAAATTCCTTCTCCTATGTTCATCTTTCTTGGTCTTATTTTTCTTGACAAACCACACTGCACTTCTCTCATGTTCTGGGTTCTCTTGccagaattgagaaattccgcAATGTGCTTGTCTGGTGTATGCATTATGTTCCTTGTTTGAAGGAAGTCATATGACTTCCAAACCTATAAATTCTTTACATTAGAACCTGCTAAATAGCTTAACATTCATCTATTTTTATCTGGGTGATTCTCTGGAGTTATCTTCTTCAAAGGGTGACTCTGATATCTTCTTGTGTCTCAGTTTGCGGAATTGTAGGTACCTCGTTTTTGTAGAGTTGTTTCCCCATAGGCGATAGAGCCATGCTATTATCCTCATCATTTGTTAACTTGTCATCCTCTGCGTCTGACTCTGCACTTTTCTTCACTCCTACTAAAGGCCCGAGCTTTGTATTATGATCCTTAATAGTAAATGTTAAAGATCTTGCATCCTTAGCAGCAGATAATCGTTCGGGTGACAATGCCTGTTTGGAAGAATAAAGAAGAAATCTTTAAATGTTAAAATGGCATGTGTTATTAAGATGGAACTTCCCATCAATAGGTTGAATCAAGAAGTTCAGAACCATGCAAAAAGAAATTGCAGATGACAGTTTAAAAGAGAACTTTCTGCTAAAGCTCTCACCTTTTCCAGTAGTTCTGCCCTTTCCTTCAAAGCTTCTAAAGATGCTTCCTTGTGGATAAGTTTCAAAACACAGATCAAGTGCGACTGGAGATTCTCTGCGCGGTGTCGGCCTACTGTGTGCTGTGGAATTGTAAACAGACAACCAACTGGATAAAAGGGGCAGTTCACAAGCTTCATTGGACAAACAGTTATGCAATGCCTGTCCATATCGCGTCTCATTATGATATCTGCACATTTCTGCTCACACGGGAGTGTTTTGAAAGGACAGGTCGAGTCGTGCTCTTCTAATTTACCTGCACTATATACAGCATCACAGCCCTCGTTCACACAGTTCACAGTCCTGAAATTGCAAGAGGCAATGTGTTGTTCAAGCTCGTCTTCAGTCTTAAACTTCATATTGCAGTGATATGAGGTCTTGAAGTCGACGTTTCTAAGCAAAGTTTTAGCAACTTCCTCTCTCTGGCTTATCAGCCAAAACCCGTTTAATTCCAGTTCCTCTACAAAATCCTCTATCCTATCTTCCCTCCTATCACTCGAAAGCCACACTGAGACATggctaaaaaaatttctttttgaatgggcaaaatcatcaataaaatcAGAGATAATATCAAAAGGGTTAGCAGATACTCCAATATCTGGAGTACATTCTAAGACAATAGACTCAGCCACAAAAGTTTCACTTCTTCGGATAAGATACTCCACCATTTCTTGTCGAATATCAACAGCCACAGCGCCAGGGCTGCTCCACAGGCCACCCATTGTGTTGTCAACACAGGCAGAGGCAAATCCCATAAGGAATTCTTCTGCTATCTTATAAACCATTTCTGCATCAAAAAGGTTACAGTACAACAGTAAACCTTCCTCTTTCACTTTTTCAAGTGTAGCTGGTTTCACTTCACCATCAATCGAAAGGGGCTCCATATTTGAAGATTCTTGCATCAAGTACACTGTACAAAGCCACAAAAATGCACAATCTGAAAACAAAACAGAGGTATGAAATATAAATGaaagaaatgattaaaattttcGTGCAGAAATTTCAAGAAACATCCATAATGACATTCAAGGATTAAAGAGAACTGTAAGCATTAAAAGTAATAATTCCAGAAAACTTTGATTAGGTTAATTTCATTATGTGGTGCACATAATAATCTATTTGTTTGTCTAAAACCCCTATTATTGAGACATATCCAGATTTCCTCTGTACAAACATAGTAACATCAAACGGGCCTGTGCGTAAGCTTTTCTTTTTCACGTGACAATCTTTAAATGTTAAACGGTTGGAGCATGTCATTCATATGGAGATACTGCCATATGAGCCCTTTATGTTTTCCTCAAATCTTGAGAATTTGGGTGTCAAACCTTTAGCCTTTatctaaaataatatgatgACAATAGGTTATGACCCTACTCCAAATATTTCTGCAGTGGTGTCATTTTGCAACTTTAATCATAACTACAGTCTACAAATACTCCATACTATATATGCATGGGAGATTTTATGAAGTTGGGTAGGGTAAATTGACTCCACTCAACTAAAAAGTAGAATAGGTGAATAGCCATCAACATATCACAACTCTTTACATTACTACATCTATGTACAAACATTACAGCAATAAGTGGAGTAGACTGTGGCATTTAGTCACAATTTAGATGAAACTTCTTGTGTAACTTGGTCATGAGTTCTGGTTGTTATATGCTCAAGAAGCAAATATGTAATAGAAAAGAAACCCTAAGTAACATAAGAAATTCAGATTAGATTGTGTGATAAATTATGACTGTGTGATAAAAAGTGAAATCAGCTAAGGTGAAGCACAGGGTAGGGATGGTCATTGTTCTTGAATCCGATGAGGAACCCAATTCCTTGCTCCGACAAGGATCGGGAAGTTGGAAACCAAGACAAATTCAAAAGACGGGGACATGGTACACCCTCCCGGCCTTCCCGACAAGGACCGAGAATGGAGACAATTTTGAGAAATGGGGACGGGGTACACCCTCCCGGCCTCCCCGACAAGGACTGAGAATGGAAACAAATTTGAGAAATGGGGACGGGGTACACCCTCCTAGCCTCCCCGACAAGGACCGAGAATGGAGACAAATTTGAGAAATGGGGACGGGATACACACTCCCCTCCCCCTCCCCGATAGGGCTCAGAATGGAGTCAAATTTGGGGAATGGGGATGGGGTACATCCTCCCCGCCCcgataaatttaaattatatatatatagacacgtGCGATTCTATTCTTTTAGATCTATTCACTTCGTTGTCATTAATAGCAAATTTGGCCACCAtggtttgttattttttaattagtgttgGTGATGAGTAAAAATACAAAGAGAAATAGGAAAGATGGAGAAATGTTATGAAAGAAAgatatgtttttttgtttgtttcctttctctttttttttttttgtataatatttatttattactttaacGTAATCAAGGATTCCTTGTTCTCAAATAATCTCGAAACAGGGGGACAAGGATGAAAAAGGTTTCCTTCCTTGACAGAGGTGAGGAAAGGATTCGAGGACGGATACAAGATATATTCCGCATATTCTCTACCCCGTGTCCATCCCTAAGTCAGGTAAGAAATGTGAGATAAATAGTGACAAATGCTTTATATTCTCTCAAGCAACATTTTTGGATGGGGCAAGGTTTCTAAACTCATGATCATACGGTCAAAAGGATGGGTTCACATCCATCTATGAGCAGAACAACAAACACCTACACTCAAATTTTGATTCTTCGAATTACAAAACCACTAACTCGAATCATACACATTCATAGatcaccaacaaaaaaaaaaaaaaaaaaaaaaactaaaatgctTATTTTCGCTATCATTTCAAATTGGCATTGACTTCCCATAGACCACGCTACAGAGCAAAGAGAGAAAGGATCAAATTAATTACCTCTATCTACCTTTGTTGAGACGAGGAGATCTAGCAAACGGATATGCGTTTCTACTGAAATCAATTATGGACGCACGTGAAGAATCACACAATCATGGCCAACTGAACTTTGCTTGATGATCTTATACATACAAGTATCTGCAGAAAGAAGTAAAGAGCTTAAATGCAGATAAAATGGCGGCGGTAATAACGAAGATCAGAAAGCATAAACGCATTTACCTTTGCGATTCGGAAGTTGAAATTTTGTGTCCGTACGAAGGGAATGGGACAGGGCGGCATGATATGGAGCGGGCCGGCGGGGAGTTGGTTTTAACGCTGTTTCCCCTTTTGGAAAATTTGGCAGGGTAAATAAGTAAATTTCACTTCCGTCAGTAAAAAATAAAGATCTTATTCCTATTTCGTAGTAGACCTGTCAGGTTGTCACCTCTTTgacttggaattgaaaattgCCCTTTTGAAACTAATTTGGCCTTTGTTTTTTAATCAAAAAGTTATTGAGATTTGACAGTTtcactattgtttttttttaatggtaaaCTCATATTAATTCATTGGTTAAATTAAGATACactaaaaagaaatagaaattttattaaaaggaaatactttgtagagaaaattaaaaatattatttatgaaatGCTTGTAAAAATGTGAGCATGAATCTATTCTTGGTTAATTAATACAATACTTAAACTAATCATTAAAGCTTAACACTTAGGAGATTTAATTCTTTGCAATTTGAATCATAAATACAAGTAACATCTTCCCTGGACTTTCACAAATAACAGCTCAAGATACTTGTCAAAAATTAAGCTAAGGAGGTAATCTGAAGGGAGTTGTGCTTGGCATGACCCTTGGCTCTATGGCTATATATCTCCCGTTTAGTTTGCGTTCTGGACTTTTTTCAAGATGTGGTTATTTAGCTAATCATAGACGAGGATCGAAGATGTGAGCCCTAGGTTTGATGGTGGAGGTCTCATAGTCAACGCACAAAGTCCTAGCTTCGAGGTCAAGGTTGGAGTCAAAGCATAAAATCTCGATTCTGAGGGAGAGATCAAGACTAAAGTTGAAAACTTGGACTTGAGGTTGTGATCATAGCATcccctttttatattttatttttatactagttCCCTAGGCTCAGTCATTTAAGGGCATAGGTAGTCGGATTAGGTCAAAAGTAAGGATAGTCTTTCTCGATCATATCTATCATCAGCAATAAGTAatctcaattatttttattgtagttTAATTTAATGACATCTTAACAAGTAACTAAAGTTATAAATCACCTCAATCACTTAATATAACCAATATCgctaaagttttaaattaaactaacagaaattttaaattaaactaacATAATTAGTCAACAGGGTTAATAGACCTACCGTCAACCAATCCCGCTAAAGTAAATAAACACCATTGAAAATCAATTGTTCACAAACTTGCAAAACCTATAATTATtctatttttctaatttaaatttttaatgttgtaatattattaactattattattgttgttgttgttgataataaaaacaaagcacttaaaacaacaacaacaacaacaacaacaatattattattattatcattattactaAATCNaaaaaaaaaaaaaaaaaaaaaaaaaaactaaaatgctTATTTTCGCTATCATTTCAAATTGGCATTGACTTCCCATAGACCACGCTACAGAGCAAAGAGAGAAAGGATCAAATTAATTACCTCTATCTACCTTTGTTGAGACGAGGAGATCTAGCAAACGGATATGCGTTTCTACTGAAATCAATTATGGACGCACGTGAAGAATCACACAATCATGGCCAACTGAACTTTGCTTGATGATCTTATACATACAAGTATCTGCAGAAAGAAGTAAAGAGCTTAAATGCAGATAAAATGGCGGCGGTAATAACGAAGATCAGAAAGCATAAACGCATTTACCTTTGCGATTCGGAAGTTGAAATTTTGTGTCCGTACGAAGGGAATGGGACAGGGCGGCATGATATGGAGCGGGCCGGCGGGGAGTTGGTTTTAACGCTGTTTCCCCTTTTGGAAAATTTGGCAGGGTAAATAAGTAAATTTCACTTCCGTCAGTAAAAAATAAAGATCTTATTCCTATTTCGTAGTAGACCTGTCAGGTTGTCACCTCTTTgacttggaattgaaaattgCCCTTTTGAAACTAATTTGGCCTTTGTTTTTTAATCAAAAAGTTATTGAGATTTGACAGTTtcactattgtttttttttaatggtaaaCTCATATTAATTCATTGGTTAAATTAAGATACactaaaaagaaatagaaattttattaaaaggaaatactttgtagagaaaattaaaaatattatttatgaaatGCTTGTAAAAATGTGAGCATGAATCTATTCTTGGTTAATTAATACAATACTTAAACTAATCATTAAAGCTTAACACTTAGGAGATTTAATTCTTTGCAATTTGAATCATAAATACAAGTAACATCTTCCCTGGACTTTCACAAATAACAGCTCAAGATACTTGTCAAAAATTAAGCTAAGGAGGTAATCTGAAGGGAGTTGTGCTTGGCATGACCCTTGGCTCTATGGCTATATATCTCCCGTTTAGTTTGCGTTCTGGACTTTTTTCAAGATGTGGTTATTTAGCTAATCATAGACGAGGATCGAAGATGTGAGCCCTAGGTTTGATGGTGGAGGTCTCATAGTCAACGCACAAAGTCCTAGCTTCGAGGTCAAGGTTGGAGTCAAAGCATAAAATCTCGATTCTGAGGGAGAGATCAAGACTAAAGTTGAAAACTTGGACTTGAGGTTGTGATCATAGCATcccctttttatattttatttttatactagttCCCTAGGCTCAGTCATTTAAGGGCATAGGTAGTCGGATTAGGTCAAAAGTAAGGATAGTCTTTCTCGATCATATCTATCATCAGCAATAAGTAatctcaattatttttattgtagttTAATTTAATGACATCTTAACAAGTAACTAAAGTTATAAATCACCTCAATCACTTAATATAACCAATATCgctaaagttttaaattaaactaacagaaattttaaattaaactaacATAATTAGTCAACAGGGTTAATAGACCTACCGTCAACCAATCCCGCTAAAGTAAATAAACACCATTGAAAATCAATTGTTCACAAACTTGCAAAACCTATAATTATtctatttttctaatttaaatttttaatgttgtaatattattaactattattattgttgttgttgttgataataaaaacaaagcacttaaaacaacaacaacaacaacaacaacaatattattattattatcattattactaaatcataatcttttaaaattaacttatttaaaattttatatttacaattgatGGAGTCATGACGCTATGCCCAATACTATTGGATTTAAAGGGAGGAAGGTATGCCTACAATAAAAAGGGAAAGATGTTTGGTTCAGAAAGAGGGAGTAGGTAAGCCAACAAGAGGAAGCCATGATCATATTGGGCTTTAAGGGGAGGGATAAGTAGGCTCACAAGGAAGTGTGGAAGGAGCTTACAAGAAGGAAAAGGGGTTTTAGAGTCATGACCGGCCACCGACAAGAGGAGCCACCAAGGCATGGCTGATTGGGTCTCGTCGCACTGACGGGGCCTATAAATAGGAAGCAGTACAAAGGGGGTGAACTCACACCCTGCAGGTAAGCTACACAAGTTGCAACCAATCATGCCACTTTACTTTTCGTGCATGAAGGGGTAGTAAGCTATACATATTCAGATGAAGGGCAGTGTCAACAAAGGAGGGGTTCATGACTGGTCATCGTGCGGATGGCGAGAGGGCTAGTCAGACTCCTCGGGTCAAGGTGTGCCATGTCGGCTGTCGCACATGCGGGGTTGAGCATATCCCATCGTACCCGCAGGACCAATAATTTCAGGGGCGAAGCCAAAAACTTTGGACTTTGAGATTGCGATTGTAGCATCTCCTTCCTAAAAGCTTCTATACTAGTTCCCTTGTCTCAATCATTTCAAGAGTGTAGCATCTCCTTCCTAAAAAACTTTCATACTAGTTCCCTTGTCTCAATCATTTCAAGATCGAAATAGGCCGATCAAGAGTGAGAATAGTCCTTCTCAACCTTAtctatcataaataaatatggaGTAACAAATAATtccaattatttttataaaaatttattgacattttaaaaagtaattaaagtTATAAATCGCCTCAATTGCTGAAATTGTTCTCTAATCAAACCCAATAAATATACTTTCAAAGTATAATAATCTCACAACGTGTGGTTGCGcgaaaggaaaaatattttaaaaataaaaaataaaaaattcctaaGAGGCTAAGATACAATTTCGTATGCAACACAAGTAAATTACTAGACGGTCTGGACCCAAACCGGCCAGCACAGTTTTAACAGAGAtgaattcaatatttaaaaaacaaaaattaaatatttcaaaattgcatacatttaattttttattttttatttttaaaaaacactaTTTGATTCAGGATTCAAAATCACAACTTGCCAAATGTCAAAGCACATTGCATTAGGTCACAAAGAAGAGGAAGTTAgggggaaaagaaaaaggagttTATAAAACAGACACTAATGGTTCAACATTTCTCATTCTAATTTCTCAATTTGTTGTTTTCTATTGGCTTTACTCACAGCCTCTTTTCTCTGTTAAAGCAGGATTTGTTCTGGGATCTATGCTGGAGCCGCTATAATCTACGCTAAATATTCTCACAGTTCATCCTTTACATCACCAGTGGCAGTAGTAGTAGTCTCCTGGCTCGTTGGCATTTCAGTCTCAGATTTCTGAGATGAAGCCGGTTTTTGAATCTTGAAAGGAATCGACGCATGCTTCTTTAGGAATTTGTAGAAGGCGACCACAGTGCGATCAGTATCCACAGTAAGCTGTGAGTGAAGGCAATGAAATGTTAGCTCTATTCTCTAGAGAGGGGATGGATGGCTTCGAAGAGGAGAAAATAAGGATATACTACTTACTGGCTCAAAGCTCTTGTTCCCGGCTGGGAAGAAAAGGAGTGTCGGGAATCCATCAGACTGTAACCGAGTAAATAATTTCTGTGAATATGTTTGTCCCAGAATGCATCATAGCTAGAGAATCGAGCATGGAATGATAATCCATCTAATAAAGAAAAGACATAAAGTACCTTTGCTCTAGGGTGCTCGTTCGTTGTCCCATCCATCTTGGCAATAACAAGCGAGTCAATTCCCTTCAAATGCTTGCCGAGCTTGTTATATATAGGTTCTAGTGATTGACAGTGCCCACACCAAGGAGCATATATCTGATACAAAACCAGAGTCAGAATTCAAACTCAGATACCTCCGTAAAATCTAGATAATCAATTGCAAGCCAGTAGTGTGCGTGATCATTGATAGTGGAGACACAATATGTACCTCAAGAAGAACGTCTTTAGATTCATCAAGAACAATTTCATCGAAGTTATTTCCAACCACAACTttgacatcaccatcattctgtATCAGTAAAATGTGAGCATAGGATTTGGATTCAAGGCTTGCCATTATTGATTGAAGTCAATAAACTTACCTTCTCAGGAATGGGATCCGACTTGTAAAAGGGCTTTAGATTGTCTTCCAAAAACTTCTCTCCGAAGGACTACAGAGCCaataaacaaatatacaataagaACCTTCACTGGCAAAAAACTTCATCTGATATTATGTAATTTCATCATCCCAAGGACCCAACATTTTGAAAAAGATCTCATTGCCTACAAATGTGACAATATCAATCTTCTCTAGTACACGGATTTTAATACCATTCaatttaagggaaaatatcatcttatctattattatttatttatgttttgagGAGTTTTGCATTCCTTACCCTTATCTATTTCTTTATTATGTTAGTATTAATCtctccaaaaaataataataaaataaaagaatgaaTGGGGCTGCTCCTTTTGTAAAGGAAAGACAAAGCATATAAAAGTAAGAgatgaaaataaattgaacaagCTGAGAGATTGTGGATATTAAAAATATCTTTAGTTCATTACCATTCTATGCCCAAGATATCTTTAAATGGATCATTCTAAAGGAAAGTGACAAAACAAACCTTGATATTGATTGAGGTCAATTCATCTTCCAATAAGAACTTCCTGCCATCATCATTTCCGGTATAAGCGATGACCTGCAATTATGTTCCAAATTATAGAGCTTATCTTATAAGTGAAGGTAATGAATACAACATACTAAACTACAGTGACTCACCTGTGGAGCATCTCCTGTAACACCAAAGTAGTCTGATACTGCTTTTCCATAATCTTCATTGTCCATCTCCACAAAAACACAGATAAGCTACAACAAAATGAAAACACAATCATCAGCTTTTAACTcttaatatgataataatacaATCATCTTTGACTTGAAGTGAGCACTAGAGGGAATCCGCTTGAGGAAACGAATGCAAGTGTGGGAAGTCATCTATACTCTAACTACGAATATGCTATACTTGAATGCAGAACACAAAGCTTTGCAGTTCAATGTTTTTGCACAATAGAGGTTAATTTTGTCCAAAAGTATGCTTtgatatttacaaattaatccCCCAAAGCATGCAATTGACTCCAACCCCCCTCACATCTCTGGTAAGTGCTACCAATATCCTCATCATGAATGATATTGTgagaataatataaaaatagaaaatgaatataGCAAAAATAATGTTGAAAGCATACCTTTCCTTTGAAAGACTTTGCAGCTTCTTGGAATGAAGGAAGAAACTTGTCTGAGTCAT from Ipomoea triloba cultivar NCNSP0323 chromosome 6, ASM357664v1 includes:
- the LOC116021727 gene encoding uncharacterized protein LOC116021727, with product MQESSNMEPLSIDGEVKPATLEKVKEEGLLLYCNLFDAEMVYKIAEEFLMGFASACVDNTMGGLWSSPGAVAVDIRQEMVEYLIRRSETFVAESIVLECTPDIGVSANPFDIISDFIDDFAHSKRNFFSHVSVWLSSDRREDRIEDFVEELELNGFWLISQREEVAKTLLRNVDFKTSYHCNMKFKTEDELEQHIASCNFRTVNCVNEGCDAVYSAGKLEEHDSTCPFKTLPCEQKCADIIMRRDMDRHCITVCPMKLVNCPFYPVGCLFTIPQHTVGRHRAENLQSHLICVLKLIHKEASLEALKERAELLEKALSPERLSAAKDARSLTFTIKDHNTKLGPLVGVKKSAESDAEDDKLTNDEDNSMALSPMGKQLYKNEVPTIPQTETQEDIRVTL